ACATGAAAACTTGGTAAGCTACAGACAATATATACGGTTTGATCAATACGGAAACTTAACGTGTTGCGTTCTCCTGCTTAATTGGGAGTTGGGACTCACGGAGCTGAAGCCGCTGACGTTGAAGCGGTTGTAGTCGGTGCCAGAGACGGCGAGGAGTGCGACAGAGTGAGTTACGTGGTTATGCGAGATAGTTCCGTCTTTGATCATGCTCTCGAATACGTCGACCTGCTCGCTAacgctcatcatcatcatctctccGGGAAAGCGGAACATGCCGGCGCCATAAAAGGCAAAGTTCATGCccgacgggtcgcagtggagatcTGGCGTGCTAAGGTATGTCGGAGGGGACTGGGGAAGACCCAGCATCTTCGCTGCAATGACAAAGTGAATGTTCATACTAAAAGTGCACATATAGATTGACTAACGCATGCATCTGATAGGTAGTGCATGCGATCAAGATTAGTAGATATTAGTACGTAGCGCACCGATGAAATCGGATTGAACCATGAAGTCGGAGAAGCGGCCGGTTGCATGTTGTTGCCGCCGACCCGATCCGTCGACTCTGTTTGACATGCCATAGGGAGCCTTCCATTGGCGCGACATCTCAAAGTTGCCCTTTGTTGGCGGAAGGTTCCCAGTGTCGGCGAACGAATCCCCGAACACGAACAAGGTTTGCGGCGTGTACGACGTGTGCCGAGCACACTCCACGCTGGCAGCTAGAATTGATCCGGCCGCCGTGCATGCAAAACAGATGACAACGATCAGATTGATGTAATGAGGAAAAGACCAGTGCTTATAGAAAAGTTTACGCAAATGCTTACCATTGAGAGCTAGGAGGAGCCCGACGCCGCAGAGGGCGGAGAAAAACGCCGAAACCTTCATGCTGG
This region of Triticum aestivum cultivar Chinese Spring chromosome 2D, IWGSC CS RefSeq v2.1, whole genome shotgun sequence genomic DNA includes:
- the LOC123050368 gene encoding GDSL esterase/lipase At5g03610, producing MGRTGFEGKQHPFASMKVSAFFSALCGVGLLLALNAASVECARHTSYTPQTLFVFGDSFADTGNLPPTKGNFEMSRQWKAPYGMSNRVDGSGRRQQHATGRFSDFMVQSDFIAKMLGLPQSPPTYLSTPDLHCDPSGMNFAFYGAGMFRFPGEMMMMSVSEQVDVFESMIKDGTISHNHVTHSVALLAVSGTDYNRFNVSGFSSATDCIEKETTEIIAITQRLQNLGVKKILVNNLQPLGCTPFWCRPTLYHECDEFGNVIAFVHNKKLKHKLPRNKGIFIVDMYTAFNNIIADHGSKSYKQFEAGRKPCCEGYGPRVYCGEQHPDTDYLFYLCKDPSKRFFWDDTHPTHAGWEAVMKQLEEPIKEFLGVV